The proteins below come from a single Acinonyx jubatus isolate Ajub_Pintada_27869175 chromosome A1, VMU_Ajub_asm_v1.0, whole genome shotgun sequence genomic window:
- the ECSCR gene encoding endothelial cell-specific chemotaxis regulator isoform X4 has protein sequence MGTVGAMQLCWVILGFLLLQGAFSSQSLTTEPLSSNTALEKPSQVLDAASKPRTQSTSTVDGHSQSLLGLTQSQPQKYTSRLDTSQDVIPTSTTMSLRTRDDSTILPTPTSETVLTVAAFGVISFIVILVVVVIILVSVVSLRFKCRKNKESEDPQKPGSSGLSESCSTANGEKDSITLISMKNINMNNSKGCPTAEKVL, from the exons ATGGGGACCGTTGGAGCAATGCAGCTGTGCTGGGTGATCCTTGGCTTCCTCCTACTCCAAG GAGCCTTCAGCAGTCAAAGTCTGACCACAGAGCCACTTTCTTCCAACACAG CTCTGGAGAAGCCCTCACAGGTCCTCGATGCAGCCAGTAAACCCaggacacagagcacgagcaccGTGGATGGTCACTCCCAGTCCCTGTTGGGCCTGACTCAGTCTCAGCCACAGAAGTACACATCAAGACTTG ACACTTCTCAAGATGTTATTCCCACATCAACCACCATGAGCCTGAGGACAAGAGATGACTCGACCATCTTACCCACCCCCACATCAGAGACGGTGCTCACTGTGGCCGCGTTTG GTGTTATCAGCTTCATTGTCATCCTGGTGGTTGTGGTGATCATCCTAGTGAGTGTGGTCAGTCTAAGGTTTAAGTGTCGGAAGAACAAGGAGTCTGAAG ATCCCCAGAAACCTGGGAGTTCAGGGTTATCTGAAAG CTGCTCTACAGCCAATGGGGAGAAAGACAGCATCACCCTGATCTCCATGAAGAATATCAACATGAATAACAGCAAAGGATGCCCCACAGCAGAGAAG GTTCTATAG
- the ECSCR gene encoding endothelial cell-specific chemotaxis regulator isoform X2, producing the protein MGTVGAMQLCWVILGFLLLQGAFSSQSLTTEPLSSNTGDSPSSEPSSPSPLASTETSALEKPSQVLDAASKPRTQSTSTVDGHSQSLLGLTQSQPQKYTSRLDTSQDVIPTSTTMSLRTRDDSTILPTPTSETVLTVAAFGVISFIVILVVVVIILVSVVSLRFKCRKNKESEDPQKPGSSGLSESCSTANGEKDSITLISMKNINMNNSKGCPTAEKVL; encoded by the exons ATGGGGACCGTTGGAGCAATGCAGCTGTGCTGGGTGATCCTTGGCTTCCTCCTACTCCAAG GAGCCTTCAGCAGTCAAAGTCTGACCACAGAGCCACTTTCTTCCAACACAG GAGACAGCCCTTCCTCAGAGCCCAGCAGCCCAAGCCCTCTGGCCAGCACTGAGACCTCAG CTCTGGAGAAGCCCTCACAGGTCCTCGATGCAGCCAGTAAACCCaggacacagagcacgagcaccGTGGATGGTCACTCCCAGTCCCTGTTGGGCCTGACTCAGTCTCAGCCACAGAAGTACACATCAAGACTTG ACACTTCTCAAGATGTTATTCCCACATCAACCACCATGAGCCTGAGGACAAGAGATGACTCGACCATCTTACCCACCCCCACATCAGAGACGGTGCTCACTGTGGCCGCGTTTG GTGTTATCAGCTTCATTGTCATCCTGGTGGTTGTGGTGATCATCCTAGTGAGTGTGGTCAGTCTAAGGTTTAAGTGTCGGAAGAACAAGGAGTCTGAAG ATCCCCAGAAACCTGGGAGTTCAGGGTTATCTGAAAG CTGCTCTACAGCCAATGGGGAGAAAGACAGCATCACCCTGATCTCCATGAAGAATATCAACATGAATAACAGCAAAGGATGCCCCACAGCAGAGAAG GTTCTATAG
- the ECSCR gene encoding endothelial cell-specific chemotaxis regulator isoform X3, producing the protein MGTVGAMQLCWVILGFLLLQGHHSQPMTIQTSSLQGAFSSQSLTTEPLSSNTALEKPSQVLDAASKPRTQSTSTVDGHSQSLLGLTQSQPQKYTSRLDTSQDVIPTSTTMSLRTRDDSTILPTPTSETVLTVAAFGVISFIVILVVVVIILVSVVSLRFKCRKNKESEDPQKPGSSGLSESCSTANGEKDSITLISMKNINMNNSKGCPTAEKVL; encoded by the exons ATGGGGACCGTTGGAGCAATGCAGCTGTGCTGGGTGATCCTTGGCTTCCTCCTACTCCAAG GCCACCATTCCCAACCCATGACAATACAGACATCTAGCCTTCAGG GAGCCTTCAGCAGTCAAAGTCTGACCACAGAGCCACTTTCTTCCAACACAG CTCTGGAGAAGCCCTCACAGGTCCTCGATGCAGCCAGTAAACCCaggacacagagcacgagcaccGTGGATGGTCACTCCCAGTCCCTGTTGGGCCTGACTCAGTCTCAGCCACAGAAGTACACATCAAGACTTG ACACTTCTCAAGATGTTATTCCCACATCAACCACCATGAGCCTGAGGACAAGAGATGACTCGACCATCTTACCCACCCCCACATCAGAGACGGTGCTCACTGTGGCCGCGTTTG GTGTTATCAGCTTCATTGTCATCCTGGTGGTTGTGGTGATCATCCTAGTGAGTGTGGTCAGTCTAAGGTTTAAGTGTCGGAAGAACAAGGAGTCTGAAG ATCCCCAGAAACCTGGGAGTTCAGGGTTATCTGAAAG CTGCTCTACAGCCAATGGGGAGAAAGACAGCATCACCCTGATCTCCATGAAGAATATCAACATGAATAACAGCAAAGGATGCCCCACAGCAGAGAAG GTTCTATAG
- the ECSCR gene encoding endothelial cell-specific chemotaxis regulator isoform X1 has product MGTVGAMQLCWVILGFLLLQGHHSQPMTIQTSSLQGAFSSQSLTTEPLSSNTGDSPSSEPSSPSPLASTETSALEKPSQVLDAASKPRTQSTSTVDGHSQSLLGLTQSQPQKYTSRLDTSQDVIPTSTTMSLRTRDDSTILPTPTSETVLTVAAFGVISFIVILVVVVIILVSVVSLRFKCRKNKESEDPQKPGSSGLSESCSTANGEKDSITLISMKNINMNNSKGCPTAEKVL; this is encoded by the exons ATGGGGACCGTTGGAGCAATGCAGCTGTGCTGGGTGATCCTTGGCTTCCTCCTACTCCAAG GCCACCATTCCCAACCCATGACAATACAGACATCTAGCCTTCAGG GAGCCTTCAGCAGTCAAAGTCTGACCACAGAGCCACTTTCTTCCAACACAG GAGACAGCCCTTCCTCAGAGCCCAGCAGCCCAAGCCCTCTGGCCAGCACTGAGACCTCAG CTCTGGAGAAGCCCTCACAGGTCCTCGATGCAGCCAGTAAACCCaggacacagagcacgagcaccGTGGATGGTCACTCCCAGTCCCTGTTGGGCCTGACTCAGTCTCAGCCACAGAAGTACACATCAAGACTTG ACACTTCTCAAGATGTTATTCCCACATCAACCACCATGAGCCTGAGGACAAGAGATGACTCGACCATCTTACCCACCCCCACATCAGAGACGGTGCTCACTGTGGCCGCGTTTG GTGTTATCAGCTTCATTGTCATCCTGGTGGTTGTGGTGATCATCCTAGTGAGTGTGGTCAGTCTAAGGTTTAAGTGTCGGAAGAACAAGGAGTCTGAAG ATCCCCAGAAACCTGGGAGTTCAGGGTTATCTGAAAG CTGCTCTACAGCCAATGGGGAGAAAGACAGCATCACCCTGATCTCCATGAAGAATATCAACATGAATAACAGCAAAGGATGCCCCACAGCAGAGAAG GTTCTATAG